Below is a genomic region from Ruania alba.
GCCGTCTGTGGTGCTGGCAATGGTGCTGCTGGCTGCCTGGGTGCTGGCCGCGCTGCTCGCCCCGGTGATCGCCGGGCAGGACCCGATCGCCCAGTCCGGCGACCTGTACATGCCGCCCTCGGGTGCGCACTGGTTCGGTACCGACGAGCTCGGCCGGGACGTCTTCGCCCGGGTGGTGCACGGCGCCCGGCTTTCCCTCCCGCTCGCCGTGATCATCGTGGCCTGCGCACTCGCCATCGGCGGGTTGCTCGGGCTGCTGGCCGGCTACCTGGGTCGTGGCTTCGACGAAGCGATCATGCGGGTCACCGACCTGGTCTTCGCCTTCCCGCAGATCATTCTCGCGATGGCCGTGGCGGCCGCCTTCGGCCCGAGCACGCAGAACGCGGTGATCGCGCTGGTGATCGTCTCCTGGCCGGTCTACGCCCGGGTGATCCGCTCGGCCGTGCTGAGCATCCGCTCTTCGG
It encodes:
- a CDS encoding ABC transporter permease, which gives rise to MSIEPRTDDVVAHTDDRVDRALGRRRWVRRLRLSQVHSTWRQPSVVLAMVLLAAWVLAALLAPVIAGQDPIAQSGDLYMPPSGAHWFGTDELGRDVFARVVHGARLSLPLAVIIVACALAIGGLLGLLAGYLGRGFDEAIMRVTDLVFAFPQIILAMAVAAAFGPSTQNAVIALVIVSWPVYARVIRSAVLSIRSSDFLAASRLLGVGPWRALRKDVLPNSVGPAVVLATLELGNAVLMLAALSFLGLGPRPPAPEWGAMIAAGSKDLSIWWVSVFPGLAILTVVLAFNVIGDALRDRLDPRYAKGLS